One window of Magallana gigas chromosome 2, xbMagGiga1.1, whole genome shotgun sequence genomic DNA carries:
- the LOC105327950 gene encoding putative T-box protein 7 isoform X2, with protein sequence MNHKSVIIRGTNGEYFLQSLMHNPNGKGCISVSSKSSASLGSSNESSSEMEAQSSDLDLCQPYAQSSSSGYSDQQTSTSDEEKSGNLILDTTADCIQQINGSVTLSLMEAKLWYTFLGLGTEMIINKTGRRMFPYLEFSLRGVDPVGLYDVIFDIIPASSKSFKFLNNKWIPMGRKEEEFKNYPFKHPDSPRVGSDWMTRKISFEKIKLSNKPGTKAGIFTLHTLQKYLVRISIVKHERDDELSVVEFPIRATTFIAVTAYNNREVTKLKINSNPYSKGFRFPMKRTRNQSFDRLATTSDEDTGTVQTLRSHIVSYPKTEDTGTVQTLRSPIVSYPKTEVTAISEFPLDLSIQKSCIYRNKSSPQTKEMVDKATQTDLRMIESGFWNQPSARPYANSLSEMTMQRHTAYPIIHRSINEQDTCDVKLAAKKFRETTSSSPQASLIPNNCERSPIFLSNSSDHCKDHRGERLMEYNARIEMWKRDGKRSRYEKPDVI encoded by the exons ATGAACCATAAAAGCGTAATCATACGAGGAACCAATGGTGAATATTTCTTACAATCTTTAATGCACAATCCAAACGGAAAAGGCTGCATAAGTGTTTCATCTAAGTCCTCGGCATCACTTGGGTCGTCTAATGAATCGTCCTCGGAAATGGAGGCCCAGTCATCAGACTTAGACTTGTGTCAACCCTACGCCCAGTCGAGCTCTTCTGGGTATTCGGACCAACAGACGTCAACGTCTGATGAAGAGAAATCCGGGAACTTAATTCTAGACACTACGGCCGATTGTATTCAACAAATAAATGGCTCCGTCACTTTGTCGCTGATGGAGGCAAAACTATGGTACACATTTCTGGGGCTAGGAACAGAAATGATTATCAACAAAACCGGAAG GAGAATGTTCCCATATCTAGAATTTTCGCTGCGAGGTGTTGATCCTGTTGGTTTATATGACGTAATATTTGACATCATACCCGCCAGTagcaaaagttttaaatttcttaaCAATAAATGGATTCCAATGGGAAGGaaagaagaagaatttaaaaattatccatTTAAACATCCAGACTCCCCACGAGTTGGCTCAGATTGGATGACTcgaaaaatttcatttgaaaaaataaaactttcaaataaacCAGGCACAAAAGCTGGAATA TTTACCCTGCACACACTGCAAAAATACCTGGTGCGTATCTCCATCGTTAAACACGAGAGAGACGATGAGCTGTCGGTTGTAGAGTTCCCTATCCGAGCCACCACATTCATCGCGGTGACGGCCTACAACAACAGAGAGGTCACCAAACTCAAGATCAACAGCAATCCATACTCAAAGGGCTTCCGTTTCCCTATGAAAAG AACGAGAAACCAGTCCTTTGATAGACTAGCGACTACAAGTGATGAAGACACGGGCACAGTCCAGACCCTCAGGAGTCACATAGTCAGTTACCCAAAGACTGAAGACACGGGAACAGTCCAAACCCTCAGGAGTCCCATAGTCAGTTACCCAAAGACTGAAGTCACAGCTATTTCTGA GTTTCCATTAGATTTATCCATCCAAAAAAGTTGCATATATAGAA ATAAGAGTTCCCCTCAAACAAAGGAAATGGTAGACAAAGCAACACAGACAGATTTAAGGATGATTGAATCCGGATTCTGGAATCAGCCAAGTGCGC GTCCTTACGCCAACAGTCTTTCAGAGATGACCATGCAGCGTCATACCGCTTATCCCATTATCCACAGAAGTATCAACGAGCAAG ACACATGTGATGTCAAACTTGCGGCAAAAAAATTTCGAGAAACGACATCGTCAAGTCCACAGGCATCTCTGATAC CAAACAATTGTGAGAGATCACCCATATTCCTCAGCAATTCATCTGATCATTGCAAGGACCATCGTGGAGAAAGATTAATGGAGTACAACGCCAGAATAGAAA TGTGGAAACGAGACGGAAAAAGATCTCGTTATGAAAAACCTGACgttatatga
- the LOC105327950 gene encoding putative T-box protein 7 isoform X1: MNHKSVIIRGTNGEYFLQSLMHNPNGKGCISVSSKSSASLGSSNESSSEMEAQSSDLDLCQPYAQSSSSGYSDQQTSTSDEEKSGNLILDTTADCIQQINGSVTLSLMEAKLWYTFLGLGTEMIINKTGRRMFPYLEFSLRGVDPVGLYDVIFDIIPASSKSFKFLNNKWIPMGRKEEEFKNYPFKHPDSPRVGSDWMTRKISFEKIKLSNKPGTKAGIFTLHTLQKYLVRISIVKHERDDELSVVEFPIRATTFIAVTAYNNREVTKLKINSNPYSKGFRFPMKRTRNQSFDRLATTSDEDTGTVQTLRSHIVSYPKTEDTGTVQTLRSPIVSYPKTEVTAISEFPLDLSIQKSCIYRNKSSPQTKEMVDKATQTDLRMIESGFWNQPSARPYANSLSEMTMQRHTAYPIIHRSINEQDTCDVKLAAKKFRETTSSSPQASLIPNNCERSPIFLSNSSDHCKDHRGERLMEYNARIEIISSKDTIKKEKRNSKT; the protein is encoded by the exons ATGAACCATAAAAGCGTAATCATACGAGGAACCAATGGTGAATATTTCTTACAATCTTTAATGCACAATCCAAACGGAAAAGGCTGCATAAGTGTTTCATCTAAGTCCTCGGCATCACTTGGGTCGTCTAATGAATCGTCCTCGGAAATGGAGGCCCAGTCATCAGACTTAGACTTGTGTCAACCCTACGCCCAGTCGAGCTCTTCTGGGTATTCGGACCAACAGACGTCAACGTCTGATGAAGAGAAATCCGGGAACTTAATTCTAGACACTACGGCCGATTGTATTCAACAAATAAATGGCTCCGTCACTTTGTCGCTGATGGAGGCAAAACTATGGTACACATTTCTGGGGCTAGGAACAGAAATGATTATCAACAAAACCGGAAG GAGAATGTTCCCATATCTAGAATTTTCGCTGCGAGGTGTTGATCCTGTTGGTTTATATGACGTAATATTTGACATCATACCCGCCAGTagcaaaagttttaaatttcttaaCAATAAATGGATTCCAATGGGAAGGaaagaagaagaatttaaaaattatccatTTAAACATCCAGACTCCCCACGAGTTGGCTCAGATTGGATGACTcgaaaaatttcatttgaaaaaataaaactttcaaataaacCAGGCACAAAAGCTGGAATA TTTACCCTGCACACACTGCAAAAATACCTGGTGCGTATCTCCATCGTTAAACACGAGAGAGACGATGAGCTGTCGGTTGTAGAGTTCCCTATCCGAGCCACCACATTCATCGCGGTGACGGCCTACAACAACAGAGAGGTCACCAAACTCAAGATCAACAGCAATCCATACTCAAAGGGCTTCCGTTTCCCTATGAAAAG AACGAGAAACCAGTCCTTTGATAGACTAGCGACTACAAGTGATGAAGACACGGGCACAGTCCAGACCCTCAGGAGTCACATAGTCAGTTACCCAAAGACTGAAGACACGGGAACAGTCCAAACCCTCAGGAGTCCCATAGTCAGTTACCCAAAGACTGAAGTCACAGCTATTTCTGA GTTTCCATTAGATTTATCCATCCAAAAAAGTTGCATATATAGAA ATAAGAGTTCCCCTCAAACAAAGGAAATGGTAGACAAAGCAACACAGACAGATTTAAGGATGATTGAATCCGGATTCTGGAATCAGCCAAGTGCGC GTCCTTACGCCAACAGTCTTTCAGAGATGACCATGCAGCGTCATACCGCTTATCCCATTATCCACAGAAGTATCAACGAGCAAG ACACATGTGATGTCAAACTTGCGGCAAAAAAATTTCGAGAAACGACATCGTCAAGTCCACAGGCATCTCTGATAC CAAACAATTGTGAGAGATCACCCATATTCCTCAGCAATTCATCTGATCATTGCAAGGACCATCGTGGAGAAAGATTAATGGAGTACAACGCCAGAATAGAAA TCATTTCAAGCAAGGACaccataaaaaaagaaaaaagaaactcTAAAACTTGA